A stretch of Malus sylvestris chromosome 11, drMalSylv7.2, whole genome shotgun sequence DNA encodes these proteins:
- the LOC126590172 gene encoding uncharacterized protein LOC126590172, whose amino-acid sequence MSAPEKTDHHRSITGDSGASVSDDSDDNQSWHSMSDSNNVRRKSCGSDCSVNEVDLESGLLEVKKVVHLSKVEKNCRICNLGLEGGGRTDSAFRVPIDLGCFCKRDLGVAHKQCAETWFKIKGDT is encoded by the coding sequence ATGTCAGCTCCCGAGAAAACCGACCACCATCGTTCGATCACAGGAGACAGCGGTGCGTCGGTCTCGGATGACTCCGATGATAACCAGTCTTGGCACTCAATGTCTGACTCCAACAATGTCCGGAGAAAGTCCTGTGGGTCGGATTGTTCAGTGAATGAGGTGGATTTGGAGAGTGGGCTTTTGGAGGTGAAGAAGGTGGTGCATTTGAGTAAAGTTGAAAAAAACTGCAGGATTTGCAACTTGGGTTTGGAGGGAGGTGGTAGGACCGACTCTGCCTTTAGGGTCCCAATTGACTTGGGGTGTTTTTGCAAGAGGGATTTGGGTGTTGCGCATAAGCAATGCGCTGAGACTTGGTTCAAGATCAAGGGAGATACATGA